A single region of the Solwaraspora sp. WMMD791 genome encodes:
- a CDS encoding ABC transporter permease — protein sequence MLRLTLRSLRANATRLLLSSLAIVLGVGFVTGTLIFSDGLTAATEERAGLLDRFVDVELTRDFDVPPGVAGAPDVDGVLLPTTLVDAVRQVDGVAAAEGTFSSFGIGLLGPDNQSIPGMNSMVTVPADPQLAGLPLAAGRLPQRPGETVLDARTADRRDIAVGDQIRVAATDRQPQPLQVVGLVDVAGTGVDSGGALLGMVDADARRLIGRTDLDRVLVVAEPGVGQAELAQRLRTAVGGYVVTRTGEQLRADALDHAVGNGEQFTRLLLAFAAIAVFVAAFVIANTFTILLAQRTRETALLRLVGATRAQLFRAGIVEAAAVGLIGAVWGLLLGVVAAVGLRQLYAELGAGTPSGTVISLRTVAVALICGVGVTVGAALLPAWRGTAVPPVAALTDAALTVARPVGRLRLGTGLLLLVAGVLGLVAAGRLEDLLVVVAGGILTFLGLVLASPLIVPAVTRLLGRLTGWAAGPTARLAVANAVRNPRRAAATAMALVIGIGLVTSFAVGAHSVKQAVEREVDARIGAAFIVQSDLDPVPPELIDRLRDLPELGVVLADAEVYGAPGGFYVTAGHPDLLAKAKLAVVDGDVREFGPGRVIVNEATGYAVGDRIRLEPVPADPADPADPADPVGPAGPVGQARDAVVVAVLADPPGGDQPVSGTVLAVEEDVTAVYPGIDTWLVQLDPAAGVDDQAAREAVESVVVSYPFVTFVDRASYAESRTSTVDTVLQFVLALLALAILISLLGLANTLTLSVVERTRENALLRAVGLTRGQLRRMLATEAVLTAVSGTACGIAIGVAGALSALAVLNNAEDGIFQLQVPWAQLGVIVAGAAVAALVASVLPARRALRQPVVTSLAAE from the coding sequence ATGCTGCGCCTCACCCTGCGCTCCCTGCGCGCCAACGCCACCCGACTGCTGCTCTCCTCGCTGGCGATCGTCCTCGGCGTCGGCTTCGTCACCGGCACTCTGATCTTCTCCGACGGGCTGACCGCCGCCACCGAGGAACGCGCCGGCCTGCTCGACCGCTTCGTCGACGTCGAACTGACCCGCGACTTCGACGTACCGCCCGGTGTGGCCGGCGCGCCCGACGTCGACGGCGTGCTCCTGCCGACCACCCTGGTCGACGCCGTCCGGCAGGTCGACGGGGTCGCCGCCGCCGAAGGCACCTTCAGCTCATTCGGCATCGGGCTGCTCGGCCCGGACAACCAGTCCATTCCCGGCATGAACAGCATGGTCACCGTCCCGGCGGACCCCCAGCTGGCCGGTCTGCCGCTGGCCGCTGGCCGGCTGCCGCAACGGCCCGGCGAGACCGTCCTGGACGCCCGGACCGCCGACCGGCGGGACATCGCCGTCGGCGACCAGATCCGGGTCGCCGCCACCGACCGGCAGCCGCAGCCGTTGCAGGTGGTCGGCCTGGTCGACGTCGCCGGAACCGGCGTCGACTCCGGTGGCGCGCTGCTCGGCATGGTCGACGCCGACGCCCGCCGGCTGATCGGCCGTACCGACCTGGACCGGGTGCTGGTCGTCGCCGAACCCGGCGTCGGCCAGGCCGAACTGGCGCAACGGCTGCGCACCGCCGTCGGCGGCTACGTCGTCACCCGCACCGGCGAGCAACTGCGCGCCGACGCGCTGGACCACGCGGTCGGCAACGGGGAGCAGTTCACCCGCCTGCTGCTGGCGTTCGCCGCGATCGCGGTCTTCGTCGCCGCCTTCGTCATCGCCAACACCTTCACCATTCTGCTCGCCCAACGCACCCGGGAGACCGCGCTGCTGCGGCTCGTCGGCGCCACCCGGGCACAACTGTTCCGGGCCGGCATCGTCGAGGCCGCCGCCGTCGGGCTGATCGGCGCGGTCTGGGGTCTGCTGCTCGGGGTGGTGGCCGCCGTCGGACTGCGTCAGCTCTATGCCGAACTGGGCGCCGGTACGCCGAGCGGCACCGTGATCAGCCTGCGTACCGTCGCGGTCGCGCTGATCTGCGGCGTCGGGGTCACCGTCGGCGCGGCTCTGCTGCCGGCCTGGCGCGGCACCGCCGTACCGCCGGTCGCGGCGCTGACCGACGCGGCACTGACCGTAGCCCGCCCGGTCGGCCGGTTGCGGCTCGGCACCGGTCTGCTGCTGCTCGTCGCCGGTGTGCTCGGGCTGGTCGCCGCCGGCCGGCTGGAGGACCTGCTGGTCGTCGTCGCCGGTGGAATCCTGACCTTCCTCGGCCTGGTGCTGGCCAGCCCGTTGATCGTGCCGGCGGTCACCCGGCTGCTCGGCCGACTGACCGGATGGGCCGCCGGTCCGACCGCCCGGCTCGCGGTCGCCAACGCCGTCCGCAACCCGCGCCGCGCCGCCGCCACCGCGATGGCCCTGGTGATCGGCATCGGCCTGGTCACCTCGTTCGCGGTCGGCGCGCACAGCGTCAAACAGGCCGTGGAACGGGAGGTCGACGCCCGGATCGGAGCCGCGTTCATCGTACAGTCCGATCTGGATCCGGTGCCGCCGGAACTGATCGACCGGCTGCGTGACCTGCCGGAACTCGGTGTGGTGCTCGCTGACGCCGAGGTGTACGGAGCACCGGGCGGTTTCTACGTGACCGCCGGCCACCCCGACCTGCTGGCCAAGGCGAAACTGGCGGTGGTCGACGGAGACGTCCGGGAATTCGGTCCGGGCCGGGTGATCGTCAACGAGGCGACCGGGTACGCCGTCGGCGACCGGATCCGCCTGGAGCCCGTCCCGGCAGACCCGGCAGACCCGGCAGATCCTGCTGATCCGGTCGGGCCGGCCGGTCCGGTCGGGCAGGCCCGCGACGCCGTCGTCGTCGCGGTCCTCGCCGACCCGCCCGGCGGCGACCAGCCGGTCTCCGGCACGGTGCTGGCCGTCGAGGAGGACGTCACCGCCGTCTACCCCGGCATCGACACCTGGCTGGTGCAGCTCGACCCGGCCGCCGGCGTCGACGATCAGGCCGCCCGCGAGGCGGTGGAGTCCGTCGTCGTCAGCTACCCGTTCGTGACGTTCGTCGACCGGGCCTCGTACGCCGAATCACGCACCAGCACCGTCGACACGGTGCTGCAGTTCGTGCTGGCCCTGCTGGCCCTGGCGATCCTCATCTCACTGCTCGGCCTGGCCAACACCCTCACGCTGTCGGTGGTCGAACGGACCCGGGAGAACGCCCTGCTGCGGGCGGTCGGCCTGACCCGGGGCCAACTGCGCCGGATGCTCGCCACCGAGGCGGTGCTGACCGCGGTCAGCGGTACGGCGTGCGGCATCGCGATCGGCGTGGCCGGTGCGTTGAGCGCGCTCGCCGTCCTCAACAACGCCGAGGACGGGATCTTCCAGCTGCAGGTGCCGTGGGCACAGCTCGGCGTGATCGTCGCCGGCGCGGCGGTCGCCGCCCTGGTCGCCTCGGTGCTGCCGGCCCGGCGGGCGCTACGGCAACCCGTGGTCACCTCGCTGGCAGCCGAATAG
- a CDS encoding ABC transporter ATP-binding protein, whose amino-acid sequence MSTITSTAAAVTATGLSKVYGNGAAAVTALDGVDIAFAAGRFHAIMGASGSGKSTLMHCLAGLDRPTAGSVRIGDTEITRLDDRRLTMLRRDRIGFVFQRYNLLPTLTALENVTLPVAIAGGRIDSDWLGQVVAAVGLTDRLGHRPAELSGGQQQRVAVARALITRPAVIFADEPTGNLDSRSGAEVLRLLRDAVDQLGQTVVMVTHDPLAATRADRVTFLADGRRVTDLDRPDADAILDVMSRLDSAGRDAYAGR is encoded by the coding sequence ATGTCAACGATCACTTCGACCGCGGCAGCGGTCACCGCCACCGGCCTGTCCAAGGTGTACGGCAACGGTGCGGCGGCGGTCACCGCGCTGGACGGCGTCGACATCGCCTTCGCCGCCGGCCGGTTCCACGCCATCATGGGCGCCTCCGGATCCGGCAAGTCGACCCTGATGCACTGCCTCGCCGGGCTGGACCGCCCCACCGCCGGATCCGTCCGGATCGGCGACACCGAGATCACCCGGCTCGACGACCGCCGGCTGACCATGCTGCGGCGCGACCGGATCGGCTTCGTCTTCCAGCGCTACAACCTGCTGCCCACCCTCACCGCACTGGAGAACGTCACCCTGCCGGTGGCGATCGCCGGCGGCCGGATCGACAGCGACTGGCTGGGGCAGGTGGTGGCCGCCGTCGGGCTCACCGACCGGCTCGGCCACCGCCCCGCCGAACTCTCCGGCGGGCAGCAGCAGCGGGTCGCCGTCGCCCGGGCCCTGATCACCCGCCCGGCGGTGATCTTCGCCGACGAACCGACCGGCAACCTGGACTCCCGCTCCGGCGCCGAGGTGCTGCGGCTGCTGCGCGACGCCGTCGACCAGCTCGGCCAGACCGTCGTCATGGTGACCCACGACCCGCTCGCCGCCACCCGCGCCGACCGGGTCACCTTCCTCGCCGACGGGCGCCGGGTCACCGACCTGGACCGGCCCGACGCCGACGCCATCCTCGACGTGATGTCCCGCCTGGACTCCGCTGGGCGTGACGCCTACGCGGGCAGGTGA
- a CDS encoding response regulator transcription factor, with amino-acid sequence MTGTAPIRVVLVDDQALVRAGFRMVLDYSGDMTVVGEAGDGAEALRLLRTVDADVVVMDVRMPVLDGVEATRRICATGPTPRVLVLTTFDTEADAFAALQAGASGFLLKSVPPEELLAAIRVIAAGDSVVAPRITRRLLDRFAGQLVTAGAAAPTVDGLTDREREVLLLLGQGLSNAEIAGRLTVAEATVKTHVGRILAKLGLRDRVQAVVLAYETGLIRPGTPG; translated from the coding sequence ATGACCGGCACCGCCCCGATCCGGGTCGTCCTCGTCGACGATCAGGCCCTGGTCCGGGCCGGCTTCCGGATGGTGCTCGACTACTCCGGCGACATGACCGTGGTCGGCGAGGCCGGCGACGGCGCCGAGGCGCTGCGGCTGCTGCGTACCGTCGACGCCGACGTCGTCGTGATGGACGTACGGATGCCGGTCCTCGACGGCGTCGAAGCCACCCGGCGGATCTGCGCCACCGGACCCACCCCCAGGGTGCTGGTGCTGACCACCTTCGACACCGAGGCCGACGCCTTCGCCGCGCTGCAGGCCGGGGCGAGCGGATTCCTGCTCAAGAGCGTCCCGCCGGAGGAACTGCTGGCCGCGATCCGGGTGATCGCCGCCGGTGACTCGGTCGTGGCGCCCCGGATCACCCGCCGGCTGCTGGACCGCTTCGCCGGGCAGCTGGTCACCGCCGGGGCGGCCGCCCCCACCGTCGACGGGCTCACCGACCGGGAACGCGAAGTGCTGCTGCTGCTCGGCCAGGGGCTGTCCAACGCCGAGATCGCCGGCCGGCTCACCGTCGCCGAAGCGACCGTCAAGACCCACGTCGGGCGGATCCTGGCCAAGCTGGGGCTGCGGGACCGGGTCCAGGCCGTCGTGCTGGCGTACGAGACGGGGTTGATCCGCCCCGGCACACCCGGCTGA
- a CDS encoding histidine kinase, producing MSTPTPTLPRWMLRGRDLLFDLVIVAVVGSASVIAGGAYGMVGIVHGVLMALPLLARRRFPAATFAVVALLAAAQLLAGDTFTLLPHDVAIFVALYSAVKYAHRAWVGFAALGVTLFGCFAAAVLLSPTGPDQPWLDRYVLTLAASVTIGVTLLGLTVRIRHLYVRSLEERAATAERERDHLARIAVVEERGRIARELHDIIAHSLSVMIVHADGGRFALDRDPERTRAALTTIGATGREALGEMRQLIDVLRHPERSADAVVERPRGALDQVGEAVAKARSAGLAVEFAVTGTAPEVPDGVALAVYRIVQESLTNVLKHAGERATARVAITYTRQAITIEVVDDGGRRAATAAAPALTNVTPLPLPAAALPAGGHGLIGMRERAGLYGGEFTAGARLDGGWQVRASIPLTMAAAA from the coding sequence ATGTCGACGCCCACGCCGACCCTCCCGCGCTGGATGCTGCGCGGCCGCGATCTGCTGTTCGACCTCGTCATCGTCGCCGTCGTCGGCTCCGCGTCGGTGATCGCCGGCGGCGCCTACGGCATGGTCGGCATCGTGCACGGGGTGCTGATGGCCCTGCCGCTGCTCGCCCGGCGTCGCTTCCCGGCCGCCACGTTCGCCGTGGTCGCCCTGCTCGCCGCCGCCCAACTGCTCGCCGGCGACACCTTCACCCTGCTGCCGCACGACGTGGCGATCTTCGTCGCGCTCTACTCGGCCGTGAAGTACGCCCACCGCGCCTGGGTCGGGTTCGCCGCCCTCGGCGTCACCCTGTTCGGCTGCTTCGCGGCCGCCGTACTGCTCAGCCCGACCGGCCCCGACCAGCCGTGGCTGGACCGCTACGTCCTCACCCTGGCTGCCTCGGTCACCATCGGGGTGACGCTGCTCGGCCTGACCGTGCGGATCCGGCACCTGTACGTACGCAGCCTGGAGGAGCGCGCCGCCACCGCCGAACGCGAACGCGACCACCTGGCCCGGATCGCCGTCGTCGAGGAACGTGGCCGGATCGCCCGCGAACTGCACGACATCATCGCCCACTCGCTGTCGGTCATGATCGTGCACGCCGACGGCGGCCGGTTCGCCCTGGACCGCGACCCGGAGCGCACCCGGGCCGCGTTGACCACGATCGGTGCCACCGGCCGGGAAGCGCTCGGCGAGATGCGCCAGCTGATCGACGTACTGCGTCATCCGGAGCGCTCCGCCGACGCGGTGGTGGAACGCCCACGCGGCGCCCTCGACCAGGTGGGCGAGGCGGTGGCGAAGGCCCGCAGCGCCGGGCTGGCCGTCGAGTTCGCGGTGACCGGCACCGCCCCGGAGGTGCCCGACGGGGTCGCCCTCGCCGTCTACCGCATCGTGCAGGAGTCGCTGACCAACGTCCTCAAGCACGCCGGGGAACGGGCCACGGCGCGGGTGGCGATCACGTACACCCGGCAGGCCATCACCATCGAGGTCGTCGACGACGGTGGCCGTCGGGCGGCCACGGCGGCGGCACCCGCGCTGACCAACGTCACCCCGCTGCCGCTGCCGGCCGCCGCGCTACCGGCCGGTGGGCACGGTCTGATCGGCATGCGCGAGCGGGCCGGACTGTACGGCGGCGAGTTCACCGCCGGCGCGCGGCTCGACGGCGGCTGGCAGGTCCGCGCGTCGATCCCCCTGACCATGGCGGCGGCGGCATGA